Below is a window of Neodiprion virginianus isolate iyNeoVirg1 chromosome 4, iyNeoVirg1.1, whole genome shotgun sequence DNA.
TGGATCGTTCACTTTGTCgcattctgtaaaaaaaaaaacagtacgTAAGATTCCTATTTTCGTTACTGTTTAATGGAATTGAACAAATGATATCCTTTAGTAAGGATCAAGTCGAAGTAAGTAGAAAATCAAGTTGTcacataataaaaaaacacctTTGTAAGGCGTGTAGACAATGCTAATATCCAGATATTCGCCAGGCAGTAATCTTTGTTTGGAGATTGATATATGAGTCTCCAATTTTCCCTTGGGACTTTTaaattccaattttccaaattgTATGGAATTTGGTGTTTCCGTACTTTCCTGAGAGCTTTTGTCTCTCTGATTAAATGTGCCGCAGAACTTATGGCTTTTTCCGCTATCTTCCTTGAACTGATAAGATATTTCTGTTGATGTTTCACAACTGTCTTGTGACAAATAGCCGGTGCTGTtgacaataaaattaaattgatttaCCTGAATATAATCTATGCAATTCTTGGTTCCATTATTTGGGTTGGTTCCGTTAGTTCGAAATGACATTTTCTGTATAACGGCGAACAAGCCTATATGACGGTTTGCagttttgaaaacaaatttgcatGTTTGATCGGCAGTGATCGCAGTCCATCGATCGAACATGTGGTCAGGCTTAATAATCACAGCCGAATCATCAATGTTGGGTAATTCATTGGTTTTTTTATTGCCTAGAGGATGGCAAATATCTTTACTTTCCATCGAGTCTGGAAGTAAATTTAGGTTAGGTacaatttcatgtaaaatttCCCGCTAATCGTCTAGTTTACTTTTagattcataatttttactcAGGCAAATACTTACAGCCCGTAATGTACGCGGAAGTATCTGTCGCGATAAGCATTAACAGCACACAAATTATTACTATGATACACAGCTTACGCATTTTTAACGAACTGTCAAAGACTAAACGCATGACTAAAACGTCACAACTAAACGCGGAATAATACCCACTTCAAAGTATTATTACATTTCAGTGGGAATACGCGGAAACAGTTCAGAGCTGCGTGGGCTTGCAATGAGTAACTGCGCCCTACTTTGGTAAGGACGGTACCTATACCATCGCTATCTTCTTTACCGACGAGTAGTCGTAAGTTTTGAATAGTATAACCTCTTAATACGAACCGTCAAGTGACAGCTACACGTGGTAGATAAAATTACGgcaaatgattaaaattaacaatttaaGAAACGAACATTTATCCCGCAAGGACGCGAAGCAAATTCAATCAGGTGTTTCATTGGGTTGTCATAATGGTGGAGAGAGGTAATATCGACCTAAACTTCGTTCAGAGACAATTTCTTGCCTGTACGCCAATAAACAAACTGAGATGGAACGTGAGTACATAACTGCTACTTTCTCAGCcttaattttatactttaaGGAAGAGTCAATTAGGCTGTAAACAAAATAGCAGGGGAagaaagataattttttagcAATTGATGCAAGTTTGCCAAAAGCGCTCTCTGCACATATTCGCATGAGGAAAATAGTAGCAAGGTAGAATGGTCTATGAATGCACTGAATTAAAGTGAAGCACAAAATCAAATCATGCGACTTACCAAATCTGCCGACCGCTAAGTGCATTTGGCATTTTACTGCAGAGCTGAAATgtgggaagaaaaaattgtaagccGATGTTCAACTATCATGAAAGTCTCTCACgacaaaatatgaaaagaattttaatgAGATTGTAATAATCCTTTTTCTATAAGTTATACTATACTGCTTGTaagtgaagattttttttaaatcaggAAAAACTGGATCGACAAAAAATCTTACCACGTTAACGGCTCTcgacgattcatttttatcccTCTGCATCATTTCGAAGTATTGTAATCCACTCATGAACAGCACTTACACTTTGTTCActtcaattttaaaatatttgaatgcaTGAAATTTATACACTTGTTTAAAGCACTAGACGTGAAGATTTCGATGTTTGAAAACTAGATCACATTCTTGCGCGAAAAACCGTAACTAACTGAATACGAAATCGAAGAGATCCCTTCAATTAACTCGACGCGACAAAAACACTGCAGGCTTCCTGAATACGCGATATTCGTTTGGATGAATTCTTACCATTATTTAcgttaaaacaaaaacaaacgagGTTTAATACTTGCATATAAACTCCGCGTACACTATAAACAACACGTTCGTAAGGAGAAATCACTTTTTCTCAAGAAGAATAGAACTTTTCACTTGTATCACATCACCCGGAAACAATCAGCTACGTACCTAAAATCTATATGACGCGAAAAAAAGATTCGCGTCACACCAGAACTTGGTTGCATCCGAGTTATATATTTACGAATATAGGTAGTTACGACTTCGTgttatatattaatattcatcAACATTATTTATTGTTCAGTATTCACGTTACTGACAAATAACGAACCGACAAATGTATGAGAAGGAAATAAGATCTATGAATCCGTTACCGATATATTTTAAACGGCACATCGATGgtcaatttatttctattaGTCACCTCAACGCCAAACTTGCTCAAACTACACGACGCGATGAAGACGTCTTCGACTGAAAACGTATAATTACACCACTCGATTAACACGTCTTCGACTGAAAACGAATAATTACTTACTTTAAGCGCTAATTTTTTACCCGGATCCAATATCTCAAGAGACAAAAGTTTTGTGCATTTAGTAATATCGTAAATAATGATCCGGGTTCGACACCGACACGCACCTGAACTTGCCGACGTTCCGAACTAAACTAGCGCGCCTCGGCAATTGTTTTGGCGGGCAACCTCTATTAGACGTTCTTTTGTTTATCGTTCGATGATTCTAGAGCGTCGTATACATATCGATTCTCTTCTAATTTCAGACTTGAACGGCTCGCAAAAACGCGCCAATTACAATTCTTTCTATAACTTTTGCCTTCATTGAATGGGGCTTTCGACCCGCTCGAAACGTACATTCGTCACATGAAATATACGCACATcgataatatatttaattttttttcagcaagATTTCAGAAGGCTGATCTTCTATACGGTGATTTaggaaaataaatgattaacTCTCGCATTATCGAATATCACTGTTGCTAttgtcaatttaaaaatttaacttcTAAATTAcccaaaaaattcaatcagtCGCGCTTGTAATTAGCGTTTTTTATGTCAGAATTTTAGGAACGATACAACTGCAGAGATAATCGAGGCAATGACTCCAGAAATGCAAAGAAAGATTTTAGAAAAAACCGTGAATACCGAACTTGTAAAGAAATATCCGATGAAACGATCTTAccaaaaatcatttttgaaaCGGCTGATTAACGAGGTTTGCGCAATATTTGTTCAATCATCAATATCAATTCTGGTAGAATGTTAGAGTTGTAATTGacggaatatttattttttgtctatTAGCTGGAAAACCATTGTAACGAAGTCCACGACGAAATGTATAGTACTTATTGTAGTTTGGTATCTTCTGACGATGGAGAGAGTTCGACCCAGTATAGACACTTTTTATACAACGAGAATCCTACTTGTAC
It encodes the following:
- the LOC124304105 gene encoding uncharacterized protein LOC124304105, with product MRLVFDSSLKMRKLCIIVIICVLLMLIATDTSAYITGYSMESKDICHPLGNKKTNELPNIDDSAVIIKPDHMFDRWTAITADQTCKFVFKTANRHIGLFAVIQKMSFRTNGTNPNNGTKNCIDYIQFKEDSGKSHKFCGTFNQRDKSSQESTETPNSIQFGKLEFKSPKGKLETHISISKQRLLPGEYLDISIVYTPYKECDKVNDPSKYPPNTNNTCIWAGYYCDGYKNCAFDNCLDEAGCEIPVEGTSGTKVTMGAVGTLIFAFLLFLTCLWVCRRHKKLCWSPDCAGPNVDSANSQPLDLGIRDVNSQSNVPSAPILHEPTTRPVQDKDLPPSYDSLFPDPTVAGTTT